In Rubripirellula tenax, the following are encoded in one genomic region:
- the cysS gene encoding cysteine--tRNA ligase, which yields MSTASAAQTNMTATSSAKPEIRVYNTLSKSKEPFIPLRAPKVGIYLCGPTVYAESHIGHMVGPVIFDTVKRYLRYCGYDVTLVVNITDVDDKLINKSKERGIPMSQIAVEMTADYLSNLKELGVNQIDYLPRATDHIPEIIAFIQTLEDKDHAYAVGGDVFFDVMKDPNYGQLSNRTADAQQGEGGGAAAKKRSPGDFALWKAAKNDDEVAWDSPWGRGRPGWHIECSAMSHEILGDTFDIHGGGLDLMFPHHENERAQSSCCHGAPMVKYWMHNGLMRAGEKGKVGGKSDRENQSEETAEEAAAGKISRSKGAGGLSTLIRRHTGERIRFFLLRTHYRSTIVYGEDGLEEAGTSLEAFYRFFARFDEITSAIKDVSFYELKPAATRSEGDFDPAGDSLLKEIHGIRAKFLAGMDDDFNTGASISALFDSLRILNRHVDANDLTAKSDPNGAATKSLIHAATVIRELAGTLGLFAKPPVAAGGGNEADTELLDNVVRLLIDLRKEARDRKDYAAGDAIRDRLVKLGVALLDKKEGTSWERTS from the coding sequence ATGAGCACTGCATCCGCAGCCCAAACCAATATGACAGCCACCAGCTCCGCGAAACCTGAAATTCGTGTCTACAACACGCTGTCGAAGTCGAAAGAGCCCTTCATTCCGCTGCGGGCTCCCAAAGTCGGCATCTACCTATGCGGCCCGACGGTCTACGCCGAATCGCACATCGGGCACATGGTCGGCCCGGTCATTTTCGATACCGTCAAACGCTACCTTCGCTATTGCGGCTACGACGTGACGTTGGTGGTCAACATCACGGACGTCGACGACAAGCTGATCAACAAGAGCAAGGAACGCGGCATTCCGATGAGCCAGATCGCCGTCGAGATGACGGCCGATTATTTGTCGAACTTGAAAGAACTGGGCGTCAACCAGATCGACTATCTGCCGCGTGCGACCGATCACATCCCGGAAATCATCGCCTTCATCCAGACCCTTGAAGACAAGGACCACGCCTATGCCGTCGGCGGCGACGTGTTCTTTGACGTCATGAAGGATCCCAATTACGGGCAACTGTCCAACCGCACCGCCGATGCTCAACAGGGCGAAGGCGGCGGCGCGGCGGCCAAGAAACGATCGCCCGGCGACTTCGCACTGTGGAAGGCTGCCAAGAACGACGACGAAGTGGCGTGGGACAGCCCGTGGGGGCGCGGTCGACCGGGATGGCACATCGAGTGCTCGGCGATGAGTCACGAAATTCTGGGCGATACCTTTGACATTCACGGTGGCGGTTTGGACTTGATGTTCCCGCATCACGAAAATGAACGTGCCCAAAGCAGTTGCTGTCACGGTGCACCAATGGTGAAGTACTGGATGCACAACGGGTTGATGCGAGCGGGCGAAAAGGGCAAAGTTGGCGGCAAGAGCGATCGCGAGAATCAATCGGAAGAAACCGCCGAAGAAGCCGCGGCCGGAAAGATCAGTCGCAGCAAAGGTGCCGGCGGTTTGTCGACGTTGATCCGTCGCCACACCGGCGAACGAATTCGGTTCTTCTTACTGCGAACGCACTACCGATCGACGATCGTTTACGGCGAAGACGGGCTGGAAGAAGCCGGCACCTCGTTGGAAGCGTTTTACCGTTTCTTCGCTCGCTTTGACGAAATCACGTCGGCGATCAAGGACGTTTCGTTTTATGAGCTGAAGCCTGCGGCGACTCGTTCGGAAGGCGATTTTGATCCGGCAGGCGATTCGCTGCTGAAAGAGATCCACGGTATCCGTGCGAAATTCTTGGCGGGTATGGACGACGACTTTAACACCGGTGCATCGATCAGTGCGCTGTTTGATTCGCTGCGGATTTTGAATCGACATGTCGATGCCAACGACCTGACGGCGAAATCGGATCCCAACGGCGCGGCGACAAAGTCGCTGATTCACGCAGCGACAGTGATTCGTGAATTGGCGGGCACGCTGGGCCTGTTTGCCAAGCCGCCGGTTGCTGCCGGTGGCGGCAACGAAGCGGACACGGAATTGCTGGACAACGTGGTTCGATTGTTGATCGATCTTCGCAAAGAGGCGAGAGATCGCAAGGACTACGCCGCGGGCGACGCGATTCGCGATCGCTTGGTAAAGCTGGGCGTCGCGCTGCTGGACAAGAAAGAAGGCACCAGTTGGGAACGGACTTCGTGA
- a CDS encoding sigma-70 family RNA polymerase sigma factor, whose translation MLNPETRPSLIVRLADQRDQSAWWSFVETYEPFLKHLIARQGVPLNHQGDVVQQVLLAIAGSVSGWTDDGAEASFRRWVNRVARNVVIKFMARQRRQISGQGGSDAIAMLDQHPDRTDPAIENQYRHELVVWAAGRVKDEFAPTSWQAFWGTMIDGRDVTEVAESIGVSPGSIYMSRSRIIRRIRETIDEVMQ comes from the coding sequence ATGTTGAACCCCGAGACACGACCGAGCTTGATCGTCCGGCTGGCGGATCAACGGGATCAATCCGCTTGGTGGTCCTTCGTCGAAACGTACGAGCCGTTCCTGAAGCACTTGATCGCTCGTCAGGGCGTTCCGCTCAACCACCAGGGCGACGTCGTCCAGCAAGTTCTCTTGGCCATCGCGGGATCCGTGTCCGGATGGACCGACGACGGGGCCGAAGCCTCGTTTCGTCGCTGGGTCAATCGCGTCGCCCGTAATGTCGTGATCAAATTCATGGCACGTCAACGCCGCCAAATTTCGGGGCAAGGTGGCAGCGACGCGATCGCCATGCTGGACCAACATCCCGACCGCACCGATCCGGCGATCGAGAATCAATACCGTCACGAATTGGTCGTGTGGGCGGCGGGAAGGGTCAAAGACGAATTCGCGCCGACAAGCTGGCAAGCGTTCTGGGGAACGATGATCGATGGCCGCGACGTGACCGAAGTTGCCGAGTCGATCGGCGTCTCGCCGGGCAGCATCTACATGTCGCGATCGCGAATCATCCGCCGCATTCGCGAAACGATTGACGAGGTGATGCAATGA
- a CDS encoding flagellar hook-basal body complex protein produces the protein MGLTSALTTALTGLAAAEAQIDVIGNNLANSQTVGFKSSDVVFATQFLQTLALGAGPTANNGGTNPRQIGLGVQVAEIAANHNQGTIEISSSSSDLAIQGDGFFIVEGADKERLYTRNGIFKLNSDAELVNSTGQRLLGYGIDDQFRLQETSLVPLSVPLGTESVAKATENVTFEGTLTPEGDLATVSEVIESIKLGDANVPRPDASETLISVSPLSDTAGVTVGTGGVGTLAAGTYRYRVALVDSSGNESTLSAPITATVGTGGAVALGDLPNEPTGDFPTVNVYRTGPNGSDFFRLGSAAAGATFTDNGSTALSGNAINDDTLTGNYTYMITYSRPGEKESRPSVLIGPQNVVNGRVTLSNFPTPPTPETGDAFPAYTQVKIYRNLAGDQNNFYLVDTVAPGTVYTDGKSDAQIADLAIPGNQLVDLDGPTVNSSTLLTSVLKRDGLTYQNAFELGTLSYSGRKGGRALGTQTLEITETTSVQDFLDFVEAASGIQSLQIDSQNPVLASENLIAGETGTLVPGGYIQDGALRFVSNTGELNALEIDLAAFQLRTRAGTVTTPNLGFGSAQEAVGQSAASDFIVYDSLGVPINVRVTVALEARTNEQTVYRWYADSPQNQSASSGGGVSVGSGLLYFDGNGSFVNSSNDRIAIGRDDIPSLSPLQFDLDFDLVSGLATQNATLAATRQDGSEPGVLNSFVVGEDGTIRGVFSNGITRDLGQLQLARFANPVGLEARGLNMYAKGVNTGLPVQGSPGENGIGNVIGGALELSNTDIGKDLIELVLASTQYRGNSRVITTSQQLLDELLNLRR, from the coding sequence ATGGGACTCACATCCGCACTGACCACCGCACTAACCGGACTGGCTGCTGCCGAAGCTCAGATCGATGTGATCGGCAACAACTTGGCCAACTCGCAAACCGTTGGCTTCAAGTCGTCTGATGTCGTCTTTGCGACGCAGTTTCTTCAAACGCTGGCCCTGGGTGCCGGACCAACGGCCAACAACGGTGGTACAAACCCGCGCCAAATCGGTTTGGGTGTTCAGGTTGCCGAAATCGCCGCCAACCACAACCAGGGCACCATCGAAATCAGCAGCAGTTCGTCGGACTTGGCGATCCAAGGTGACGGCTTCTTCATCGTCGAAGGTGCGGACAAGGAACGACTGTATACGCGAAACGGGATCTTCAAGCTCAACAGCGATGCCGAATTGGTCAACAGCACCGGCCAGCGATTGCTTGGTTACGGAATTGACGATCAGTTTCGTTTACAAGAGACTTCATTGGTGCCTTTGTCGGTGCCGCTGGGGACCGAATCGGTTGCCAAAGCGACCGAGAACGTTACCTTCGAAGGTACCCTGACGCCTGAGGGCGATCTTGCAACGGTTTCCGAAGTGATCGAGTCGATCAAGTTGGGTGACGCGAACGTACCGCGTCCTGATGCGTCCGAGACACTGATCAGTGTCTCGCCGCTTTCTGACACCGCGGGCGTGACCGTGGGTACCGGTGGCGTCGGCACCCTTGCCGCCGGCACGTACAGGTACCGCGTCGCCTTGGTCGATTCGTCGGGCAACGAGTCAACCCTCAGCGCACCGATCACGGCGACCGTGGGCACCGGAGGCGCCGTCGCGCTGGGCGATCTACCAAACGAGCCGACGGGCGACTTCCCCACCGTCAACGTCTATCGCACCGGCCCCAACGGCAGCGACTTCTTCCGACTCGGATCGGCTGCAGCCGGTGCGACGTTTACTGACAACGGCTCGACCGCGCTTTCGGGCAACGCGATCAACGACGACACGCTGACGGGGAACTACACGTACATGATCACCTACAGCCGACCGGGCGAAAAAGAAAGTCGGCCAAGCGTCTTGATCGGACCACAGAACGTCGTCAACGGACGCGTGACGCTTTCCAACTTTCCGACGCCGCCAACACCCGAAACCGGTGACGCGTTCCCTGCATACACCCAAGTCAAAATTTACCGCAACTTGGCGGGTGACCAGAACAACTTTTATCTGGTGGATACCGTCGCACCGGGGACGGTCTACACCGACGGAAAATCGGATGCACAGATCGCCGATCTGGCGATTCCCGGCAACCAATTGGTCGACCTCGATGGACCAACCGTCAATAGCAGCACGTTGCTGACGTCGGTTTTGAAGCGTGACGGGCTGACGTACCAAAACGCTTTCGAATTGGGCACGCTCAGCTATAGCGGTCGCAAAGGCGGCCGCGCCTTGGGCACCCAGACTCTCGAGATCACCGAAACGACATCGGTTCAAGACTTCTTGGATTTTGTCGAGGCAGCCTCGGGCATCCAGAGTTTGCAAATCGACTCTCAAAACCCAGTTCTTGCGTCGGAGAACCTGATTGCCGGCGAAACGGGGACTCTGGTACCAGGCGGTTACATCCAAGACGGCGCTCTGCGCTTCGTCAGCAACACGGGCGAATTGAATGCCTTGGAAATTGACTTAGCCGCCTTCCAACTTCGCACACGAGCCGGCACCGTGACAACGCCGAACCTTGGTTTCGGATCGGCACAAGAAGCCGTCGGCCAAAGTGCCGCCAGCGACTTCATCGTCTATGATTCGCTGGGTGTTCCGATCAACGTCCGCGTCACGGTCGCGTTGGAAGCACGCACCAACGAACAAACCGTGTATCGCTGGTACGCCGACAGCCCCCAGAACCAATCTGCTTCGTCCGGCGGCGGTGTATCGGTGGGATCAGGATTGTTGTACTTCGACGGCAACGGCAGCTTCGTCAACTCATCCAATGATCGAATCGCCATCGGCCGCGACGACATCCCCAGCCTTTCGCCTTTGCAGTTCGACCTCGATTTTGACTTGGTGTCGGGCTTGGCGACGCAGAACGCGACGCTGGCAGCGACTCGACAAGACGGTAGCGAACCGGGCGTATTGAACAGCTTCGTGGTCGGCGAAGACGGAACGATCCGAGGCGTTTTCAGCAACGGGATCACGCGAGATTTGGGCCAGCTTCAATTGGCCCGCTTCGCCAACCCCGTCGGCTTGGAAGCACGCGGTTTGAACATGTATGCCAAAGGCGTCAACACGGGCTTGCCCGTCCAAGGTTCGCCGGGCGAAAACGGCATCGGCAATGTCATCGGTGGTGCGCTCGAATTGTCGAACACGGACATCGGCAAAGACTTGATCGAACTGGTGCTGGCCAGTACCCAGTACCGCGGAAACAGCCGCGTGATCACGACCAGCCAGCAGTTGCTCGACGAACTGTTGAACCTGCGTCGATAA
- a CDS encoding thioredoxin family protein, which translates to MKRFMVSLGLGTLLTFSLTTQSQAEMPRRGDPSIEQPGVSPPIISWHTSLDSGWEESRRRDVPMVIFITTDRCRYCEAMKHDTWCDPTVQTDLAKGFVAIELTPQENSQTLQRIKVDTYPTTLIGVPQGKIVAHRTGYQPAIAMKSLLRDVKVKVFKR; encoded by the coding sequence GTGAAACGATTCATGGTTTCGTTGGGATTGGGAACGCTCCTCACATTTTCACTCACCACGCAATCGCAGGCAGAGATGCCCCGGCGTGGTGATCCGTCGATTGAGCAACCGGGCGTGTCGCCCCCGATCATCAGTTGGCATACGTCGCTGGATTCCGGCTGGGAGGAATCGCGTCGCCGCGATGTACCCATGGTGATCTTCATCACCACCGATCGGTGTCGCTATTGCGAAGCGATGAAACATGACACATGGTGTGACCCCACGGTTCAAACGGACCTTGCCAAGGGCTTCGTCGCCATCGAGCTGACGCCGCAAGAGAATTCACAGACGCTGCAACGCATCAAAGTCGATACGTATCCGACAACCTTGATCGGGGTTCCGCAGGGAAAAATCGTGGCGCACCGAACCGGATATCAACCCGCGATTGCAATGAAATCGCTGTTGCGGGACGTCAAGGTAAAAGTCTTCAAGCGATAA
- the ruvC gene encoding crossover junction endodeoxyribonuclease RuvC — protein sequence MGIDPGLNTTGYGVIDFEGVKPRLIEAGVVRSKAKASIESRIDEIYTGVLEVIELHRPTIMALEQLFSHYDRPRTAILMGHARGVICLAAAKSGIEVAHFEPTKVKKVMTGNGRASKAQMQLAVKAHLHLSTVPEPADVADALAIAICGHHLGQGSMMEKLTSR from the coding sequence TTGGGCATTGACCCGGGGCTGAACACGACGGGCTATGGTGTGATCGATTTCGAGGGCGTCAAACCGCGATTGATCGAAGCCGGCGTGGTACGCAGCAAAGCTAAGGCCAGCATCGAATCACGGATCGACGAAATCTACACGGGCGTGTTGGAAGTGATCGAATTGCATCGGCCGACCATCATGGCGCTCGAGCAGTTGTTTTCACACTACGACCGACCGCGGACGGCGATCTTGATGGGGCACGCCCGCGGCGTGATCTGTCTAGCCGCCGCCAAGTCGGGGATCGAGGTCGCGCACTTCGAACCCACCAAGGTCAAAAAAGTAATGACGGGCAACGGTCGCGCATCGAAGGCTCAGATGCAATTGGCTGTGAAGGCCCACCTGCATCTATCGACCGTACCCGAACCAGCCGACGTCGCCGACGCGCTGGCCATCGCCATTTGCGGTCACCATCTCGGACAGGGTTCGATGATGGAAAAACTTACCAGTCGCTAA
- the ispF gene encoding 2-C-methyl-D-erythritol 2,4-cyclodiphosphate synthase, translating to MLEFGNRRQRSFLSPEVRPLNSETLSPLRIGLGYDSHRLGNGGPLRIGGIDIPAEVHAIGHSDADVLLHAITDALLGAIAEEDIGRLFPDNDPENRDRDSIDFLTEAIHRVHRRGMEVVNLDCVILAERPKMSPHIDAMRTQISEAMDIALDQIGIKAKTGEGIGDIGSSAAIAARVVVLLCRRTN from the coding sequence ATGTTAGAATTTGGGAACAGACGGCAAAGATCCTTCCTCTCACCCGAAGTACGACCTCTGAATTCTGAAACACTCTCGCCGCTTCGGATCGGCCTCGGATACGATTCGCATCGACTCGGCAACGGCGGTCCGCTTCGCATCGGTGGGATCGACATTCCGGCCGAAGTTCACGCGATCGGGCACAGCGACGCCGACGTACTATTGCACGCGATCACCGATGCCCTGTTGGGTGCGATCGCGGAAGAAGATATCGGCCGACTGTTTCCGGACAACGATCCGGAAAATCGTGACCGTGACAGCATCGATTTTCTGACCGAGGCGATTCATCGTGTGCATCGTCGAGGGATGGAGGTTGTCAATTTGGATTGTGTCATTTTGGCCGAACGCCCGAAGATGTCGCCCCACATTGACGCCATGCGGACTCAGATTTCCGAGGCGATGGACATCGCTCTCGATCAAATCGGTATCAAAGCCAAGACCGGCGAAGGCATCGGTGACATCGGCAGCTCCGCCGCCATCGCCGCCCGAGTGGTCGTGCTGCTATGCCGCCGCACGAATTAG
- the ruvA gene encoding Holliday junction branch migration protein RuvA, which yields MIIAISGKLNRVGETSVAIEATPFEYEVLVADYTRRQLQSKVGENVRFFTLDYIEGGLQGGRMTPRLIGFLTEPERQFFDLFCSVDGVGVKKALRAMVRPVKELATIIEQQDAKQLSALPGVGPATSERIIAKLRRKMPRFALMVDRDAAGEAIEGGSQITAETFDALISLGHSESDARKLIDDTIASGGKFKDTESLLTAIYQRRN from the coding sequence TTGATCATCGCCATTTCCGGCAAGCTCAATCGCGTCGGTGAAACGTCTGTTGCGATCGAAGCAACGCCGTTTGAGTACGAAGTATTGGTCGCTGACTACACTCGCCGACAACTGCAAAGTAAAGTCGGCGAGAATGTGCGGTTCTTCACTCTCGACTACATCGAAGGCGGCCTGCAAGGTGGCCGAATGACGCCACGCTTGATCGGGTTCTTGACGGAACCAGAGCGTCAATTCTTTGACCTGTTCTGCAGCGTCGATGGCGTTGGCGTTAAGAAAGCCCTGCGAGCGATGGTTCGGCCCGTCAAGGAATTAGCGACCATCATCGAGCAACAAGACGCGAAACAATTGTCCGCTTTGCCAGGAGTGGGGCCCGCGACCAGCGAACGGATCATCGCCAAGCTGCGCCGAAAGATGCCTCGGTTCGCTTTGATGGTCGACCGTGACGCGGCCGGCGAAGCGATCGAAGGCGGCTCGCAAATCACGGCGGAAACGTTCGACGCCCTCATTTCGCTCGGTCACAGCGAATCGGATGCCCGCAAGTTGATCGACGATACGATCGCCAGCGGGGGCAAGTTTAAGGACACCGAATCGCTGTTAACAGCCATCTACCAGCGAAGAAACTAG
- the proS gene encoding proline--tRNA ligase, producing the protein MSKAPKTAIQPTRCEDYPEWYQQVIKASDLAENSPVRGCMVIKPWGYRLWENMQRALDDMFKATGHQNAYFPLLIPMSFLEKEAEHVEGFAKECAVVTHHRLEPDPAGGLRPAGKLDEPLIIRPTSETIIGATYAKWVQSYRDLPILINQWANVLRWEMRTRMFLRTAEFLWQEGHTVHSTAQEAIEETQRMVDVYKDFAENWMAMPVIVGSKTPHERFPGAVDTLSIEAMMQDHKALQAGTSHFLGQNFAKAQEIVFQAESGEREFAWTTSWGVSTRLIGALIMTHSDDDGLVLPPRLAPAQVVILPIYRDDEQRVEVLKYVESLKAELAVQTYAGAVIRVEIDDRDVRGGEKKWHHVKRGVPIRLEVGPKDMEKNSVFFARRDQPKSVGMDRAELVSNIGTILAEMQQALFDAALKLRTENSKVITSEADFRAFFKSDNEDGIDGGFAYCHFASEDEVEPLLKELKVTIRCIPRDGNDTPGTCFLTGKPAAKQAVFAKAY; encoded by the coding sequence ATGTCCAAAGCACCTAAAACGGCGATCCAACCCACCCGCTGCGAAGACTATCCCGAGTGGTATCAACAGGTCATCAAAGCTTCGGATTTGGCCGAAAACTCGCCGGTTCGTGGCTGCATGGTGATCAAGCCCTGGGGCTATCGACTTTGGGAAAACATGCAACGGGCGCTCGACGACATGTTCAAAGCGACCGGGCACCAGAACGCATACTTCCCGCTTTTGATCCCGATGAGCTTCCTGGAAAAGGAAGCCGAGCACGTCGAAGGCTTTGCCAAAGAATGCGCCGTCGTCACCCACCACCGACTCGAACCCGATCCCGCCGGCGGACTTCGACCGGCCGGAAAATTGGACGAGCCGCTGATCATTCGTCCCACCAGCGAAACCATCATCGGTGCCACTTATGCGAAGTGGGTCCAGAGCTACCGCGACCTGCCGATTCTGATCAACCAATGGGCCAACGTGCTGCGATGGGAAATGCGGACGCGGATGTTTTTGCGGACCGCCGAGTTCCTTTGGCAAGAAGGTCACACCGTCCACTCGACCGCACAGGAAGCGATCGAAGAAACCCAGCGGATGGTCGACGTCTACAAAGACTTTGCCGAAAACTGGATGGCGATGCCCGTCATCGTCGGTTCAAAGACTCCGCATGAACGGTTCCCCGGCGCGGTCGACACCCTTTCGATCGAAGCCATGATGCAGGACCACAAGGCGCTGCAGGCCGGAACCAGTCACTTCCTCGGCCAGAACTTTGCGAAGGCACAAGAGATCGTTTTTCAAGCCGAAAGCGGCGAACGCGAGTTTGCTTGGACGACATCTTGGGGCGTTTCCACTCGCTTGATCGGTGCGTTGATCATGACGCACAGCGATGACGACGGATTGGTTCTGCCGCCTCGATTGGCACCGGCACAAGTTGTGATCCTGCCGATCTATCGCGACGACGAACAACGTGTGGAAGTCTTGAAGTATGTCGAATCTTTGAAGGCCGAACTGGCTGTGCAAACCTATGCCGGCGCGGTGATTCGGGTCGAGATCGACGACCGTGACGTCCGCGGTGGCGAGAAGAAATGGCATCACGTCAAACGGGGCGTTCCGATCCGATTGGAAGTCGGCCCGAAAGACATGGAAAAGAACTCGGTCTTCTTTGCCCGTCGCGATCAACCCAAGTCCGTCGGAATGGATCGCGCCGAACTGGTTTCCAACATCGGAACGATCTTGGCCGAAATGCAGCAAGCGTTGTTCGACGCGGCGCTAAAACTTCGCACAGAAAACTCGAAAGTGATCACAAGCGAAGCCGACTTCCGGGCGTTCTTCAAGTCGGATAACGAAGATGGAATCGATGGCGGGTTCGCCTACTGTCACTTCGCTAGCGAAGACGAAGTCGAACCGCTGCTGAAAGAGTTGAAGGTGACGATCCGGTGCATTCCCCGCGATGGAAACGATACTCCCGGCACGTGTTTCTTGACCGGCAAGCCCGCCGCGAAACAAGCCGTTTTCGCGAAAGCCTACTAA
- a CDS encoding serine/threonine-protein kinase, which yields MKAHHPSDAALADSVNQRTDQATEDAVVDHLSKCRQCQSRIDALIRSDDGSHEISQVLRRESESAKSLGSINGGTSGEHESIVDFAVAFLEPTDRSDALGRLGEFEILSVIGHGGMGIVLKGFQEELNRPVAVKVMSPHLATMAVARKRFLREAQATAAVVHPNVMPILSVSESSSLPFLVMPFVACHSLQQRLDADGPLPLVDTLRIAVQVAHGLAAAHAQGLVHRDVKPANILLERSVDRAMLTDFGLARAADDVTVTRSGVIAGTPQYMSPEQARGSAIDARSDLFSLGSVIHAMAVGKPPFRAETSYGILRKITDDEPRSMRVQGADVPDWMDRLVANLLSKNADDRPQSAAELATTLEVCLAHVQQPTSNALPSSLASRRKINPMLRYLIGALVILVVLPAVAMFGWYASLDTPTQSPVRPMPPSLVPVSETEPTAPEPTVREQIQSLNDEVDQLMQRMER from the coding sequence ATGAAGGCCCATCACCCCAGCGACGCGGCGCTTGCCGATTCGGTCAACCAACGAACCGACCAAGCAACCGAAGACGCCGTCGTCGACCACCTTAGCAAGTGCCGCCAATGCCAATCACGCATCGACGCGTTGATTCGCAGCGATGACGGCAGTCACGAAATATCGCAAGTCCTTCGTCGTGAATCGGAATCGGCAAAATCGCTGGGATCTATCAATGGCGGAACGAGCGGCGAACACGAATCGATCGTCGATTTCGCGGTCGCTTTCCTTGAACCAACCGACCGATCCGATGCGCTCGGACGACTGGGCGAATTCGAAATCTTGTCCGTGATCGGTCATGGCGGCATGGGGATCGTGTTGAAAGGGTTCCAAGAAGAACTCAACCGTCCCGTCGCGGTGAAGGTCATGTCGCCACACTTGGCCACGATGGCGGTTGCGAGAAAACGGTTCTTGCGTGAAGCCCAAGCCACCGCCGCGGTGGTCCATCCCAACGTGATGCCGATCTTGTCGGTTAGCGAGTCATCATCGCTGCCGTTTTTGGTGATGCCGTTCGTTGCATGCCACTCGCTACAACAACGCCTCGATGCCGATGGCCCCTTGCCGCTTGTCGACACGCTGCGGATCGCCGTTCAAGTGGCGCACGGGCTAGCCGCGGCGCACGCCCAAGGGTTGGTTCACCGCGACGTCAAACCTGCCAACATTCTGTTAGAACGCAGCGTTGATCGAGCCATGCTGACGGACTTTGGCTTGGCCCGCGCAGCCGATGATGTGACCGTGACGCGTTCGGGCGTGATCGCCGGCACGCCCCAGTACATGTCACCCGAACAGGCGCGCGGATCGGCCATCGATGCTCGCAGTGATCTGTTTTCGCTCGGCAGTGTGATTCATGCGATGGCGGTGGGCAAGCCGCCCTTTCGAGCTGAAACCAGTTACGGCATTCTGCGAAAAATCACCGACGATGAACCTCGATCGATGCGAGTCCAAGGTGCCGACGTGCCTGATTGGATGGACCGGTTGGTCGCCAATCTGTTGTCAAAGAATGCCGACGATCGACCCCAGAGCGCTGCCGAGCTGGCAACGACCCTGGAAGTCTGCTTGGCTCACGTGCAACAGCCCACATCGAATGCCCTTCCCTCTTCGCTTGCCTCGCGACGGAAAATCAATCCCATGCTTCGATACCTGATAGGTGCGTTGGTCATCCTGGTCGTGTTGCCGGCAGTCGCGATGTTTGGTTGGTACGCGTCTTTGGATACACCAACGCAATCACCGGTGCGGCCAATGCCACCTTCGTTGGTCCCGGTAAGCGAAACCGAACCGACCGCTCCCGAACCAACCGTCCGTGAACAGATTCAGTCGCTCAACGATGAAGTGGATCAGCTGATGCAGAGGATGGAACGATGA